A region of Gammaproteobacteria bacterium DNA encodes the following proteins:
- a CDS encoding DUF4124 domain-containing protein — MKYTLIAASLMMLACGATAQADGVYKWVDAQGRVHYGDQPQSNKAQPLNIQSAPPVDEGLRQRREAMSKQPKAKPEAQKKQDDTISSAKEAREQITQNCERAKERLGKYAAAALLSDKGNDGEQRLLNEDERSKLIEETRGEVEKWCAP, encoded by the coding sequence ATGAAATACACTTTGATAGCAGCAAGCCTGATGATGCTGGCTTGTGGGGCAACTGCGCAGGCTGATGGTGTTTACAAATGGGTCGATGCCCAGGGCCGAGTACACTATGGCGATCAACCTCAGAGCAATAAGGCGCAGCCGCTCAACATACAGTCTGCGCCACCTGTGGATGAAGGCCTGCGGCAACGGCGAGAAGCCATGAGCAAGCAGCCCAAGGCCAAGCCGGAGGCACAGAAAAAACAGGATGACACCATCAGCAGCGCCAAAGAGGCGCGGGAACAGATCACCCAAAATTGCGAGCGAGCAAAGGAGCGCCTAGGCAAATACGCAGCCGCCGCGCTGCTCTCTGACAAGGGCAATGATGGCGAACAGCGCCTGCTCAATGAGGATGAACGCAGCAAATTAATTGAAGAGACGCGCGGCGAGGTTGAGAAGTGGTGCGCCCCATAA
- a CDS encoding DUF4124 domain-containing protein yields MKHALIAASMMILACGVTAQADGVYKWTDAQGRIHYGDRPQSNTAQPLNIRPAPPVDEGLRQQREAVPEADPKAQIKPEGIISNAKKVRT; encoded by the coding sequence ATGAAACACGCTTTGATAGCAGCAAGCATGATGATCCTGGCGTGCGGGGTGACTGCGCAGGCTGACGGTGTTTATAAATGGACAGATGCGCAAGGCCGGATACACTATGGTGATCGGCCTCAGAGCAATACGGCGCAACCGCTCAATATACGACCCGCGCCACCTGTGGATGAAGGCCTGCGGCAACAGAGGGAAGCCGTCCCCGAAGCCGATCCGAAAGCACAGATAAAACCGGAAGGTATCATCAGCAACGCCAAGAAGGTAAGAACCTGA
- a CDS encoding helix-hairpin-helix domain-containing protein, giving the protein MKHAITAVLWLTITQALPLWAGSGIYKWTDAQGQTHYSDDPESSKKAKARELNVPPLSGTSPPLKTEPAPLTDERAPEKNGTQKTAGAAQRAVNINTADAKTLDDTLLGIGLQKAEAIVAYRKQHGPFKSVDGLDQVKGIGSKTIDNNRARMTVR; this is encoded by the coding sequence ATGAAACACGCTATAACAGCGGTCCTCTGGCTGACAATCACCCAGGCACTTCCCCTCTGGGCGGGCAGTGGCATTTATAAATGGACCGATGCGCAAGGCCAGACGCATTACAGTGACGACCCTGAAAGCAGCAAAAAGGCAAAGGCACGGGAACTCAATGTTCCGCCTTTATCTGGCACTTCACCGCCGCTTAAAACCGAACCTGCACCGCTGACGGATGAACGCGCGCCCGAGAAAAATGGCACTCAAAAAACAGCGGGTGCTGCGCAGAGAGCAGTCAACATCAACACCGCCGACGCCAAAACCCTGGATGACACACTGCTGGGTATCGGCCTCCAGAAGGCGGAGGCCATCGTCGCCTATCGCAAACAGCATGGCCCCTTCAAATCCGTTGACGGCCTGGATCAGGTCAAGGGCATCGGCAGCAAGACTATCGACAACAACCGGGCGAGAATGACTGTAAGGTAG
- a CDS encoding ammonium transporter — translation MICTTNNKTATSALLLLFAAFLPALAAADAAAPPVANTGDTAWMLTSTALVLLMTIPGLALFYAGMVRSKNVLSVMMQCFAITSLVTVLWMMYGYSMAFDVTGMEKGVTNLNSFIGGLSKAFLSGVTLESLTLTVPETVFITFQMTFAIITPALIVGAFAERMKFSAMLWFMAIWVTIVYVPIAHMVWSGDGGYFWDMGVLDFAGGTVVHINAGIAGLVAALVLGKRKGFPTTAMPPHNLTMTLVGASLLWVGWFGFNAGSAVGANGTAGMAMLVTQIATGAAALAWMLSEWLTHGKPSVLGIASGAVAGLVAITPASGFVGPTGALAIGLAAGLLCFIASTKIKRTFGYDDSLDAFGVHAIGGIVGALLTGVFAAASLGGSKADLDIASQLFIQFKGVAITVVYCTVVTFIILKVLDAVIGLRVSEEQETEGLDLTQHNERGYNL, via the coding sequence ATGATATGCACCACAAACAATAAAACCGCAACGTCTGCTCTGTTGTTACTTTTTGCGGCGTTTTTGCCCGCCTTGGCCGCCGCCGATGCGGCCGCACCTCCCGTCGCCAATACCGGCGACACTGCATGGATGCTAACCTCTACCGCACTGGTATTGCTGATGACCATTCCCGGCCTGGCATTGTTCTATGCCGGCATGGTGCGCAGCAAAAACGTGCTGTCGGTGATGATGCAATGTTTCGCCATCACCTCGCTGGTCACCGTGTTGTGGATGATGTATGGCTACAGCATGGCCTTCGATGTTACCGGCATGGAAAAAGGTGTCACTAACCTCAACTCCTTTATCGGAGGATTAAGCAAAGCGTTCCTGTCGGGCGTAACGCTGGAGAGCCTCACCCTCACCGTGCCTGAAACGGTGTTCATCACCTTCCAGATGACGTTCGCCATCATTACTCCCGCGCTGATCGTAGGCGCGTTTGCAGAGCGCATGAAATTTTCCGCCATGCTGTGGTTCATGGCCATCTGGGTGACCATCGTTTATGTGCCGATTGCCCATATGGTATGGAGCGGCGACGGTGGTTACTTCTGGGATATGGGCGTGCTGGACTTCGCCGGCGGTACGGTGGTGCACATCAACGCCGGCATCGCAGGCCTGGTAGCGGCGCTGGTACTGGGCAAGCGTAAAGGCTTTCCGACTACTGCCATGCCCCCGCACAACCTCACCATGACCCTGGTGGGCGCCTCACTGCTGTGGGTGGGTTGGTTCGGCTTTAACGCAGGCAGCGCGGTCGGCGCCAATGGTACTGCGGGCATGGCCATGCTCGTTACCCAGATCGCCACTGGCGCAGCCGCGCTGGCATGGATGCTGAGCGAGTGGCTGACACACGGCAAACCCAGCGTGCTGGGCATCGCCTCCGGCGCGGTGGCAGGCCTGGTCGCCATCACCCCGGCCTCCGGCTTCGTCGGCCCCACCGGAGCGCTAGCGATTGGCTTGGCGGCAGGCTTGCTGTGCTTCATCGCCTCCACAAAGATCAAGCGCACCTTCGGCTATGACGATTCGCTGGATGCCTTCGGCGTGCATGCTATCGGTGGCATTGTCGGCGCACTGCTGACCGGCGTGTTCGCCGCCGCCAGCTTGGGCGGCTCCAAAGCCGATCTGGATATCGCCAGTCAGCTATTCATCCAATTCAAGGGCGTCGCCATCACCGTAGTGTATTGCACGGTGGTCACCTTCATCATTCTCAAGGTGCTGGATGCGGTGATCGGGCTGCGCGTAAGTGAAGAACAGGAAACCGAAGGGCTGGATCTTACCCAGCACAACGAGCGGGGCTACAACCTATAA
- the glnK gene encoding P-II family nitrogen regulator produces the protein MKLVTAIIKPFKLDDVREALSEVGVQGITVTEVKGFGRQKGHTELYRGAEYVVDFLPKVKLEVAVSADLLDRVIEAITKAANTGKIGDGKIFVSNLEQAIRIRTGESGPDAL, from the coding sequence ATGAAACTGGTCACAGCCATTATCAAACCCTTCAAACTCGACGACGTACGCGAGGCGTTGTCCGAGGTGGGGGTGCAGGGCATCACCGTCACGGAGGTCAAGGGATTTGGCCGGCAAAAGGGGCACACGGAACTTTACCGTGGGGCGGAATATGTGGTGGATTTTTTGCCCAAAGTGAAGCTCGAAGTCGCTGTGAGTGCCGATCTTCTCGACCGCGTTATCGAGGCCATTACCAAGGCCGCTAATACCGGCAAGATCGGCGATGGCAAGATCTTCGTGTCCAACCTGGAGCAGGCCATTCGTATTCGTACCGGCGAGTCCGGCCCAGACGCCCTGTAA
- a CDS encoding porin: MNKAKNTVVAISLLASVPAFAAEEKMPDKPGVPSLGQIMGASGINVSGYIDTSYTYLSGTGAFNSGVANRVFDTTRNNFNLQMIDVTVSKLPTNGFGGLVNLNFGPDADVVAAAGPGNTREVQQAYVHYASGPLMVIAGKFVTMAGAEVIKSPNNLNFSRSILFGYAIPFAHTGARMTYTVSDKLSLMAGVNNGWDAQKDNNQNKTLELGFSAAPVKPLLLAGSLHSGREYANNAMGTGDLGMRNLVDLVATWNATDALSFILNYDYATQENAVTLGEKAKWWGVAGYANYKFSDTWRVALRAETFDDKNGYRTGVTQKWDEATLTLAHIPTENVELRAEVRADKSDKKSFLKSDGTATDNQTSVALQAIYKF, translated from the coding sequence ATGAACAAAGCTAAAAATACTGTCGTCGCCATCAGCCTGCTCGCCAGCGTTCCCGCATTTGCGGCAGAGGAAAAAATGCCGGACAAGCCTGGTGTGCCTAGTCTGGGGCAAATCATGGGGGCATCAGGGATCAATGTCTCTGGGTATATTGATACTTCGTATACCTATCTGTCGGGAACGGGCGCATTTAACAGTGGTGTCGCCAATCGCGTCTTCGACACCACACGCAACAACTTCAACCTGCAAATGATCGATGTGACGGTATCTAAGCTGCCTACCAACGGGTTTGGTGGATTGGTCAACCTCAACTTCGGGCCAGATGCCGACGTGGTCGCCGCCGCCGGCCCTGGCAACACCAGGGAAGTACAGCAGGCCTACGTCCATTACGCCAGCGGCCCGCTGATGGTGATTGCCGGTAAATTTGTCACTATGGCGGGTGCCGAGGTAATCAAAAGCCCCAACAATCTGAACTTTTCGCGCTCCATCCTGTTCGGCTACGCCATCCCCTTCGCCCACACGGGCGCGCGGATGACCTACACCGTCAGCGACAAGCTGTCACTGATGGCCGGCGTCAACAACGGCTGGGATGCGCAGAAGGACAATAACCAGAACAAGACCCTGGAACTCGGCTTTTCCGCAGCCCCCGTCAAGCCATTACTCCTGGCCGGTTCGCTCCACAGCGGCAGGGAATATGCCAACAACGCAATGGGTACGGGCGATCTTGGCATGCGCAACCTGGTCGATCTGGTCGCCACCTGGAATGCCACCGACGCCCTGAGCTTCATCCTCAACTATGACTATGCCACCCAGGAAAATGCCGTGACACTGGGCGAGAAGGCGAAATGGTGGGGCGTAGCCGGCTATGCCAATTATAAATTCAGCGATACATGGCGCGTGGCGCTGCGCGCCGAGACCTTCGACGATAAGAATGGCTACCGCACCGGCGTCACGCAGAAGTGGGACGAGGCCACGCTGACGCTGGCCCACATTCCGACAGAGAACGTGGAGCTGCGGGCAGAAGTGCGCGCCGACAAGTCCGACAAAAAGAGCTTCCTGAAGAGCGACGGCACAGCCACGGACAATCAAACCTCCGTCGCACTGCAGGCCATCTACAAGTTTTAA
- a CDS encoding VOC family protein, with protein MTLRGINHIVLKVRNLHVSDHFYREVLGMERVGERGRMWFYRAGGHHHDLALMEIGANAASPQPQHTGLFHFCVDVSDEQALAQLYKRCQASGATLLGTVDHTIMRSFYVQDPDGNVVELGVDVPQEEWAQNAAPFARDTAYVLLGGD; from the coding sequence ATGACACTACGCGGTATCAATCATATTGTTCTAAAGGTGCGCAATCTGCACGTATCCGATCACTTTTACCGGGAAGTCCTCGGCATGGAGCGCGTCGGCGAGCGGGGCAGGATGTGGTTTTACCGCGCAGGAGGGCATCACCACGATCTGGCGTTGATGGAAATTGGTGCGAACGCGGCGTCACCACAACCGCAGCACACGGGGCTATTCCACTTTTGTGTGGATGTCAGCGACGAACAGGCGCTGGCGCAGCTTTACAAGCGTTGCCAGGCCAGCGGCGCCACCCTCTTAGGCACGGTAGACCACACTATAATGCGCTCGTTTTATGTCCAGGACCCGGATGGCAACGTGGTGGAGCTGGGCGTGGACGTGCCGCAGGAGGAATGGGCGCAGAATGCGGCGCCCTTTGCCAGGGACACGGCCTATGTCTTGCTTGGCGGCGACTGA
- a CDS encoding CsoS2 family carboxysome shell protein has protein sequence MNNTTHNTPASAQSGRDIALQRRRALSSNGKAGLPASQSPAAARSAPARPTEKPAEAAVTAAPITQAPAAQASSAGSMSGSERARARRQALAQNGKAGLKTVVQQGRTRPAAAQSVQAPAAAVEVFAEPSSPKKEGCGCGCKPGEAPVQAEAQLDQICEIVEADTSGSPGLSTVRALCLTRRQALSTRGKAALGKTTGVTRAEVVKGREGAWKTAAANGLSGRDVARARREELCKLGRGSQAVCRPSGRVRPAAESAGVPPKVEETSTLRGQAISGTRVERSTKVTGNEPGSCRAITGTEYISLDQYEGFCGTRPAAGVAKVGMTRTGRGQSVTGVEVGRSMKVTGDEHGACKSVTGTEYIGAERFDEFCAERPAVGPAKVSAVQTGRGQTVTGAEVGRSLKVTGDETGSCRAITGDEYLNPKASAVPCASESDGGAPKKVGATRTSHGLAVSGTQVGRSVKVTGDEHGACTSVTGTEYLGVEQFKSFCAAEPVAGPRKVLEMATLGGQALTGAAVGRSVSVTGDEPGSCRQLTGTQYYTPNQSGRLCAEPGAPAKVGLTHTLSERGITGTDVDRSSRVTGNESGACKPVTGTEYVSAEQYQTLCGSKPAPSPAKVGVARTWHQQQVSGTQVGRSGRVTGDEYGGCKPITGTEYIGPDQYAAFCQSDETAVSQERVRALRSTPGSVLTGIQPGINGRMTGSGRGVCMPVSGTPYVGADQFAGQCDTAAASVMGAHHRVSGPADGSGARSQVTLSAARASASASSPVPSTDFSVITPARSAQTRQTQRITGTAYASSGRVTGPVTLAAGLISGTPEFRYTADEGAVTAQTYSAAGTVPAASASEPERKRVTGEGRENGRAITGDDWQRGSRVTGTEGSWAARRNMTQRGESRDRPVAVGARNFKGMEKPEVAPSRVTGSSGNTGSGAAITISGGARG, from the coding sequence ATGAATAACACGACACACAACACACCAGCATCCGCGCAGTCCGGGCGAGACATCGCTCTGCAGCGTCGCCGCGCGTTATCGAGCAACGGCAAGGCAGGGTTGCCGGCAAGCCAATCCCCGGCAGCGGCGCGCAGCGCGCCTGCAAGGCCCACGGAAAAACCTGCTGAAGCCGCAGTTACGGCCGCGCCAATTACACAGGCCCCGGCAGCCCAGGCTTCATCGGCAGGCAGCATGAGCGGCAGCGAGCGCGCCCGCGCACGGCGCCAGGCGCTTGCGCAAAACGGCAAGGCCGGATTAAAGACGGTGGTGCAGCAGGGCAGAACCCGGCCCGCTGCGGCTCAGTCTGTACAAGCCCCGGCGGCTGCCGTGGAGGTGTTCGCTGAACCTTCCTCTCCTAAAAAAGAGGGTTGCGGTTGCGGCTGCAAACCTGGAGAAGCTCCTGTTCAGGCAGAGGCTCAGCTTGACCAGATATGTGAAATTGTAGAGGCGGACACGAGCGGAAGTCCTGGCCTGTCAACGGTGCGTGCCTTGTGTCTAACGCGTCGGCAGGCGCTGTCTACCCGTGGCAAGGCGGCACTGGGTAAAACAACTGGCGTGACCAGGGCGGAAGTGGTCAAAGGGCGTGAAGGCGCATGGAAAACTGCTGCGGCAAATGGGTTGTCGGGGCGCGATGTTGCGCGCGCACGCCGGGAAGAATTATGCAAGCTTGGCCGCGGCAGTCAGGCCGTTTGCCGTCCCTCGGGGCGGGTGCGCCCAGCCGCAGAATCGGCCGGTGTTCCGCCAAAGGTCGAGGAGACTTCAACGCTGCGCGGTCAAGCCATCAGTGGCACACGCGTGGAGCGTAGCACTAAGGTGACAGGCAATGAGCCGGGCAGTTGCCGCGCCATTACCGGCACCGAATATATCTCTCTGGATCAATACGAAGGGTTCTGCGGCACACGCCCGGCGGCGGGCGTCGCCAAGGTGGGCATGACCCGCACCGGGCGTGGCCAATCGGTCACGGGCGTGGAGGTGGGGCGCAGCATGAAGGTGACGGGCGATGAGCATGGTGCCTGCAAGTCAGTCACCGGCACGGAATACATCGGTGCCGAGCGCTTTGATGAATTTTGCGCTGAACGCCCGGCGGTTGGTCCCGCCAAGGTGAGTGCCGTGCAGACAGGGCGTGGACAGACTGTTACCGGTGCCGAGGTAGGCCGCAGTTTGAAGGTGACAGGAGACGAGACAGGTTCGTGCCGCGCCATTACGGGTGATGAATACCTGAATCCGAAGGCATCCGCAGTGCCGTGCGCGAGTGAAAGTGATGGCGGCGCCCCGAAGAAAGTAGGTGCTACGCGGACATCCCATGGGCTGGCCGTCTCAGGAACACAGGTGGGGCGTTCGGTGAAGGTCACCGGCGATGAGCATGGTGCATGCACGTCGGTGACGGGCACCGAGTATCTTGGAGTGGAGCAGTTCAAGTCTTTCTGTGCCGCCGAGCCTGTTGCTGGGCCGCGTAAGGTGCTGGAGATGGCGACGCTCGGCGGGCAGGCGCTTACGGGTGCAGCAGTCGGGCGCAGCGTAAGCGTGACGGGCGATGAGCCCGGCTCGTGCCGGCAGCTTACCGGCACTCAGTATTACACCCCCAATCAATCCGGGCGGTTATGTGCCGAGCCGGGCGCGCCTGCCAAAGTAGGATTGACGCACACCTTGAGCGAACGCGGGATAACAGGTACAGACGTGGATCGCAGCTCAAGAGTGACAGGTAACGAGTCCGGCGCATGCAAGCCCGTCACCGGTACGGAGTATGTTAGTGCAGAGCAGTATCAGACGTTGTGTGGCAGCAAGCCTGCTCCCAGCCCGGCAAAGGTGGGAGTTGCGCGCACCTGGCATCAGCAACAGGTGTCCGGCACTCAGGTGGGTCGCAGTGGCAGGGTGACGGGTGATGAGTATGGCGGTTGCAAGCCAATTACCGGCACGGAATATATTGGCCCCGACCAGTACGCCGCCTTTTGCCAGAGCGATGAAACGGCCGTCAGCCAGGAGCGTGTTCGGGCATTGCGCAGCACGCCGGGATCGGTGCTGACCGGCATCCAGCCGGGCATCAACGGCCGCATGACGGGCAGTGGGCGGGGCGTGTGCATGCCAGTGAGCGGCACCCCTTATGTGGGCGCGGATCAGTTTGCGGGGCAGTGCGATACGGCCGCTGCGTCTGTCATGGGCGCGCATCATCGGGTGTCCGGCCCGGCCGATGGCAGCGGTGCTCGTTCGCAGGTAACGCTCTCTGCCGCCAGGGCGAGCGCGTCAGCATCGTCACCGGTGCCGAGCACGGATTTTAGTGTCATTACCCCTGCGCGTAGCGCCCAGACGCGCCAAACCCAGCGCATTACCGGCACGGCCTATGCCAGCAGTGGGCGGGTCACCGGCCCGGTGACCCTGGCGGCGGGATTGATCTCCGGCACGCCGGAGTTTCGTTACACCGCCGACGAGGGCGCGGTCACCGCGCAGACATACTCAGCAGCTGGGACTGTGCCCGCCGCTTCCGCATCTGAACCCGAGCGCAAGCGCGTTACTGGTGAGGGGCGCGAGAATGGGCGTGCCATTACTGGCGATGATTGGCAGCGTGGCAGCCGGGTGACCGGCACCGAGGGATCCTGGGCCGCGCGGCGCAACATGACTCAGCGTGGCGAGTCGCGCGACAGGCCGGTAGCGGTGGGTGCGCGTAACTTCAAGGGCATGGAAAAACCGGAAGTGGCGCCAAGCCGCGTCACCGGCAGCAGCGGCAATACAGGCAGCGGTGCAGCCATCACGATTTCGGGTGGTGCGCGTGGGTAA
- a CDS encoding carboxysome shell carbonic anhydrase — MSARNRTSHGRGAQRSGPYGLGTRHAAMPYRRAAATQPAPAAAIAHPAATMAASPVNLAYDEVAGSERGNAPHPLSNAEENRRLFDYERSVKDKFAAIIPVLKEIAAIQHEPGFVEQAQNVAHARLGFALPSSTLEDAWVEQLDMRSLYAHCVFQAFHWAAEQFCDEQARQQVTMEQTLCSLFDCGFHEVDFSPCADGRLKGLVTFVLRLPYGAVRRKSYAGAMFDVEDNVRHWMHTEFYRYHEGKPSLPDAGTRYLKIAVYHWSSSDPAHEGCAAHGSNERDAAEAALNRLIAFRQAIENSFCCGASVDTLLIGVDTDTDSIKVHIPDADGAMSLFRYVDSAELYRQSTGLDVGDAHLYVHQAIQEATRAEGWAQGNGAPHEGMLRLIASFLINNLSQIEYVRQNYGGRYADIGHNELFISVGEGFDEIQIRNLAYYAATYTVEEGAPDLDIGVKIFKKLNVTRGLPIPIIIHYRYDGRVPGSKQRIIAQCRRVKAAIEARYSELKQRGLLVCAMAMQDKVRGSRIEMINDEAADNGH; from the coding sequence ATGAGCGCCAGAAATCGTACATCGCATGGTAGGGGTGCCCAGCGTTCCGGCCCGTATGGCCTGGGCACGCGCCATGCGGCGATGCCGTATCGGCGCGCCGCTGCCACTCAGCCCGCGCCTGCCGCTGCAATTGCACATCCGGCGGCTACGATGGCGGCCTCACCAGTTAATCTGGCCTATGATGAGGTTGCTGGCAGCGAAAGAGGGAATGCGCCTCACCCCTTGTCCAATGCGGAAGAAAACCGGCGGTTGTTTGATTACGAGCGTTCGGTGAAGGACAAGTTTGCCGCGATTATTCCAGTGCTCAAGGAAATCGCGGCAATCCAGCACGAACCGGGTTTTGTCGAGCAAGCCCAGAATGTCGCCCATGCCCGGCTGGGTTTTGCGCTGCCATCAAGCACGCTTGAGGATGCTTGGGTAGAGCAACTGGACATGCGTTCCTTGTATGCGCACTGCGTGTTTCAGGCCTTTCATTGGGCGGCGGAACAGTTTTGCGATGAACAGGCGCGGCAGCAGGTGACGATGGAGCAGACACTGTGTTCCCTTTTTGACTGCGGCTTTCACGAGGTAGATTTTTCGCCGTGCGCGGACGGGCGGCTGAAGGGGCTGGTGACATTTGTGTTGCGTCTGCCTTATGGCGCCGTGCGCAGAAAGTCCTATGCCGGCGCGATGTTCGATGTGGAAGATAACGTCAGGCACTGGATGCACACCGAGTTTTACCGCTATCACGAGGGCAAACCGAGCCTGCCGGATGCCGGAACGCGTTATCTGAAGATCGCTGTGTATCACTGGAGCAGTTCTGATCCGGCGCATGAGGGTTGTGCCGCGCACGGCAGCAACGAGCGTGATGCCGCCGAGGCAGCGCTGAACCGGTTGATCGCCTTCCGTCAGGCGATAGAGAACAGTTTCTGCTGCGGCGCATCGGTTGATACCTTGCTGATCGGTGTTGACACCGACACCGACAGCATCAAGGTACACATCCCGGATGCGGATGGCGCGATGAGCCTGTTTCGTTATGTCGATAGTGCGGAACTGTATCGTCAGAGTACGGGGCTGGATGTAGGAGATGCGCATTTGTATGTGCATCAGGCGATTCAGGAGGCGACGCGCGCAGAGGGTTGGGCGCAAGGCAACGGTGCACCGCACGAAGGCATGTTGCGGCTGATCGCATCATTTCTCATTAACAACCTGTCGCAGATCGAATATGTGCGCCAGAACTACGGTGGGCGCTATGCAGACATCGGCCACAACGAATTGTTTATTAGTGTAGGCGAAGGCTTCGATGAGATTCAGATACGCAATCTTGCCTACTACGCTGCGACGTATACCGTTGAAGAGGGCGCCCCGGACCTTGATATCGGCGTGAAGATTTTCAAGAAATTGAACGTGACGCGTGGATTGCCCATCCCGATTATCATTCACTATCGCTATGACGGCCGGGTGCCGGGATCGAAACAGCGCATCATCGCGCAGTGCCGGCGGGTGAAGGCGGCGATTGAAGCGCGATACAGCGAGCTGAAGCAAAGAGGGCTGTTGGTATGCGCAATGGCGATGCAAGACAAGGTGCGAGGCAGCCGTATTGAGATGATCAATGATGAGGCGGCAGATAACGGTCATTAG
- a CDS encoding carboxysome peptide A encodes MKICQVEKTLVSTNRIREMGHKPLLVVKEKSGGRSVAVDAVGCIPGDWVIVVGSSAAREAAGSKEYPSDATIVGIIDHWKEE; translated from the coding sequence ATGAAGATTTGTCAGGTAGAAAAGACCTTGGTTTCCACAAATCGCATCAGAGAAATGGGGCACAAACCCCTGCTGGTGGTGAAAGAGAAGAGCGGTGGCCGCAGTGTCGCGGTAGATGCGGTAGGCTGCATTCCCGGTGATTGGGTGATTGTGGTGGGCAGTTCGGCGGCACGCGAGGCGGCGGGTAGCAAGGAGTATCCGAGCGACGCCACCATCGTCGGCATCATTGATCACTGGAAGGAAGAATGA
- a CDS encoding carboxysome peptide B: protein MEILQVVDELVVTRRIPGLYGASLRIMRDAKGKLSVATDPVGVPPGKWVFTASGSAARYAMGNYKVLTDLAIGGIIDQWDTEEAGDSPPAKKVA, encoded by the coding sequence ATGGAGATCTTGCAGGTGGTTGATGAGCTGGTTGTAACCCGCCGCATCCCCGGCTTATACGGCGCCTCGCTGCGCATCATGCGCGACGCCAAAGGCAAGCTCAGCGTGGCGACTGATCCGGTTGGCGTGCCGCCAGGGAAATGGGTTTTCACCGCAAGCGGTTCGGCAGCGCGCTATGCCATGGGCAACTACAAGGTTCTTACTGATCTTGCGATTGGCGGGATTATAGACCAGTGGGATACGGAAGAAGCAGGTGACAGCCCGCCCGCGAAAAAGGTGGCATGA
- a CDS encoding BMC domain-containing protein → MANERYGIALGMIETRGLVPAIEAADAMTKAAEVRLIGRQFVGGGYVTVLVRGETGAVNAAVRAGADACERVGDGLVAAHIIARVHSEVENILPMRPGE, encoded by the coding sequence ATGGCAAATGAACGGTATGGAATTGCTTTGGGCATGATCGAAACGCGTGGCCTGGTGCCTGCCATTGAAGCGGCAGACGCCATGACCAAGGCAGCGGAAGTGCGTCTGATCGGGCGTCAGTTCGTCGGCGGCGGTTACGTCACCGTGCTGGTACGTGGTGAAACCGGCGCGGTCAACGCCGCTGTGCGAGCAGGTGCGGATGCCTGCGAGCGTGTTGGTGACGGCCTGGTGGCGGCGCACATCATCGCGCGCGTACACAGCGAGGTGGAAAACATCCTGCCGATGCGTCCTGGCGAATAA
- a CDS encoding BMC domain-containing protein, protein MNGIALGMIETRGLVPAIEAADAMTKAAEVRLIGRQFVGGGYVTVLVRGETGAVNAAVRAGADACERVGDGLVAAHIIARVHNEVENILPSKPTAA, encoded by the coding sequence GTGAATGGTATTGCATTGGGTATGATTGAGACGCGTGGTTTGGTGCCCGCCATCGAAGCGGCGGATGCCATGACCAAGGCGGCGGAAGTGCGTCTGATTGGGCGTCAGTTCGTGGGCGGCGGTTATGTCACCGTGCTGGTGCGCGGTGAGACCGGTGCCGTGAATGCGGCGGTGCGTGCCGGTGCGGATGCCTGCGAACGTGTTGGCGACGGGCTGGTGGCGGCGCACATCATCGCGCGCGTGCACAATGAAGTGGAAAATATTCTGCCCAGCAAGCCTACCGCGGCTTAA
- a CDS encoding BMC domain-containing protein — MANTFHGIALGMIETRGLVPAIEAADAMTKAAEVRLIGRQFVGGGYVTVLVRGETGAVNAAVRAGADACERVGDGLVAAHIIARVHSEVENILPQTPDGEGGRDAEITQVRS; from the coding sequence ATGGCTAATACTTTTCATGGTATTGCATTGGGTATGATTGAGACGCGTGGTTTGGTGCCCGCCATCGAAGCGGCGGATGCCATGACCAAGGCGGCGGAAGTGCGTCTGATCGGGCGTCAATTCGTGGGCGGCGGTTATGTCACCGTACTGGTACGCGGCGAAACGGGTGCGGTGAATGCGGCGGTGCGCGCCGGTGCGGATGCTTGCGAACGCGTCGGTGACGGGCTGGTGGCGGCGCACATCATCGCGCGCGTGCATAGCGAAGTGGAAAATATCCTGCCACAAACGCCGGATGGCGAAGGCGGGCGCGACGCGGAAATCACTCAAGTTCGTAGCTGA